Proteins encoded in a region of the Ancylobacter sp. SL191 genome:
- a CDS encoding DHA2 family efflux MFS transporter permease subunit: protein MSDAVITGAGESAAARERRRMIAFLCMVFGMFMAILDIQIVSASLAEIQAGLAASSDEISWVQTSYLIAEVIMIPLSGFLSRALSTRWLFVAAATGFTVMSFMCATATSINEMIVYRALQGFLGGGMIPTVFAAAYSVFPRSKLPIVSPMIGLVATLAPTIGPTIGGYLTDLFSWHWLFLVNIVPGIFVIIATATLVDFDEPDFKLLDRFDWWGLLFMAGFLGSLEFVLEEGPTNDWFEDKAIFVFAIVGVVSAVAFFARVFMARDPVVDLRSFANRNFSVGSAFSFVVGIGLYGLTYLYPLYLARVRGYSALMIGETMFVSGLAMFLCAPIAGRLMTKVDPRAMIGVGFLAFALGTWQVTGLTKDWDFWELLMPQILRGVGIMMAMIPINNISLGTLPPAQLKNASGLFNLMRNLGGAVGLALINTVLNDRWDLHLARLHENVQWASGVAVERLDAMTRSFAALGSDADRAALKTMAGQVRIQAEVMAFADVFLVLTALFVLLFFFTPLLSRPKNPGAGGGGH from the coding sequence ATGTCGGACGCTGTTATCACCGGCGCCGGGGAGAGCGCCGCCGCCCGCGAGCGGCGGCGCATGATCGCCTTCCTCTGCATGGTCTTCGGCATGTTCATGGCGATCCTGGACATCCAGATCGTCTCGGCCTCGCTGGCCGAGATCCAGGCGGGCCTTGCCGCCTCCTCGGACGAGATCAGCTGGGTGCAGACCAGCTACCTCATCGCCGAAGTCATCATGATCCCGCTCTCGGGCTTCCTGTCGCGGGCGCTCTCGACGCGCTGGCTGTTCGTTGCCGCGGCGACCGGCTTCACGGTGATGAGCTTCATGTGCGCGACGGCGACCTCGATCAACGAGATGATCGTCTATCGTGCGCTGCAGGGCTTCCTTGGCGGCGGCATGATCCCGACCGTCTTCGCCGCCGCCTATTCGGTGTTCCCGCGCAGCAAGCTGCCCATCGTCTCGCCGATGATCGGCCTCGTCGCCACGCTCGCCCCGACTATCGGGCCGACCATTGGCGGCTATCTCACCGACCTGTTCTCCTGGCACTGGCTATTCCTCGTCAACATCGTGCCCGGCATCTTCGTCATCATCGCCACGGCGACGCTGGTGGATTTCGACGAGCCGGACTTCAAGCTGCTCGACCGCTTCGACTGGTGGGGCCTGCTGTTCATGGCGGGCTTCCTCGGCAGCCTCGAATTCGTGCTGGAGGAGGGGCCGACCAATGACTGGTTCGAGGACAAGGCGATCTTCGTCTTCGCCATTGTCGGTGTGGTCTCGGCCGTCGCCTTCTTCGCCCGCGTGTTCATGGCGCGCGACCCGGTGGTGGATCTGCGCTCCTTCGCCAACCGCAATTTCTCGGTCGGCTCGGCCTTCAGCTTCGTCGTCGGCATCGGCCTTTACGGGCTGACCTATCTCTACCCGCTCTATCTCGCCCGGGTGCGCGGCTACTCGGCGCTGATGATCGGCGAGACCATGTTCGTCTCGGGCCTCGCCATGTTCCTGTGTGCGCCCATCGCCGGCCGGCTGATGACCAAGGTGGACCCGCGCGCCATGATCGGCGTCGGCTTCCTCGCCTTCGCCCTCGGCACCTGGCAGGTGACGGGGCTGACCAAGGACTGGGATTTCTGGGAGCTGCTGATGCCGCAGATCCTGCGCGGCGTCGGCATAATGATGGCGATGATCCCGATCAACAACATCTCGCTCGGCACGCTGCCGCCCGCGCAGCTCAAGAACGCCTCAGGCCTGTTCAACCTGATGCGCAATCTCGGCGGCGCGGTGGGGCTCGCCCTCATCAACACCGTGCTGAACGACCGCTGGGATCTGCACCTCGCCCGCCTGCACGAGAACGTGCAATGGGCGAGCGGCGTGGCGGTCGAGCGGCTGGACGCCATGACCCGCTCCTTCGCTGCTCTCGGCTCGGACGCCGACCGCGCGGCGCTGAAGACCATGGCCGGCCAGGTGCGCATCCAGGCGGAAGTGATGGCCTTCGCCGATGTCTTCCTCGTGCTGACCGCTTTGTTCGTGCTGCTGTTCTTCTTCACCCCGCTGCTCAGCCGGCCGAAGAACCCCGGCGCCGGTGGCGGCGGGCATTAG
- a CDS encoding TetR/AcrR family transcriptional regulator, protein MSDTTVLAPNAPARPDTDSPKRREVIEGARRVFFDKGFDGASMDEVARAAGVSKATIYAHFSSKDELFEALVLSERNRSAEHLFEVDPAVQDIDGVLRHIGVSFMKMMVRPDHIRLIRMVIGVAEKFPRIGFSFFDAGPNHGGRRLGELLREETARGRVDLQGEDAVEVAHLFLNMCNGNFVKAMMFTGAPPPAVEDIEAVVDRAVRVFLASYGRAA, encoded by the coding sequence ATGAGTGACACCACCGTACTCGCGCCAAACGCCCCGGCGCGCCCCGACACCGATTCCCCCAAGCGCCGCGAGGTGATCGAGGGCGCGCGCCGGGTGTTCTTCGACAAGGGATTCGATGGCGCCAGCATGGACGAGGTCGCCAGGGCGGCCGGGGTCTCCAAGGCGACGATCTACGCGCACTTCTCCAGCAAGGACGAGCTATTCGAGGCGCTGGTGCTGAGCGAGCGCAACCGCTCGGCCGAGCATCTTTTCGAGGTCGATCCGGCGGTGCAGGACATCGACGGCGTGCTCCGGCACATCGGCGTCTCCTTCATGAAGATGATGGTGCGACCCGACCATATCCGGCTCATTCGCATGGTCATCGGTGTCGCCGAGAAGTTTCCGCGCATCGGCTTCAGCTTCTTCGACGCAGGCCCCAACCATGGCGGCCGGCGGCTCGGGGAACTGCTGCGCGAGGAGACCGCGCGCGGGCGTGTCGACCTGCAGGGCGAAGATGCCGTCGAGGTGGCCCATCTGTTCCTCAACATGTGCAACGGCAATTTCGTCAAGGCGATGATGTTCACCGGCGCCCCGCCCCCGGCCGTGGAGGACATCGAAGCCGTGGTGGACCGCGCCGTGCGGGTGTTCCTCGCGAGCTATGGGCGCGCCGCCTGA
- a CDS encoding 2-isopropylmalate synthase, which yields MSDKNRVVIFDTTLRDGEQCPGASMTFEEKLEVAELLDSMGVDIIEAGFPIASNGDFESVAEIARRSKNAVIAGLSRAAAGDIDRCADAVRHARRPRIHTFISTSPVHMKYKLQKDPETVLEMIAASVARARGHVDNVEWSAEDATRTEIDFLCRAVEIAIKAGATTINLPDTVGYATPGEYEAMFRTVIERVPNSDKAVFSTHCHNDLGMAVANSLAGVAGGARQIECTVNGIGERAGNAALEEIVMAINVRNDVLRYETGIDATMITRASKLVSAVTSFPVQYNKAIVGRNAFAHESGIHQDGMLKNATTYEIMTPESVGVSKTSLVMGKHSGRAAFRDKLKALGYELGENALNDAFTRFKDLADRKKVVYDEDIEALVDHEIAAAHDRVKLVSLSVIAGSHGPQRATMKMAVDGKVITEECEGNGPVDAVFNCIQAIVPHSAKLALYQVHAVTEGTDAQAEVSVRLEEGDKAVTGRGSDPDTLVASAQAYIIALNKLQTKRHSLNAQAQPAAE from the coding sequence ATGTCCGACAAGAACCGCGTCGTCATTTTCGACACCACGTTGCGCGACGGCGAGCAGTGCCCCGGCGCCTCCATGACCTTCGAGGAGAAGCTGGAAGTCGCCGAGCTGCTCGACTCCATGGGCGTCGACATCATCGAGGCCGGCTTCCCCATCGCCTCCAATGGTGATTTCGAGAGCGTTGCCGAGATCGCCCGCCGCTCGAAGAACGCGGTGATCGCCGGCCTCTCGCGCGCCGCCGCCGGCGACATCGACCGCTGCGCCGACGCGGTGCGCCACGCCCGCCGCCCGCGCATCCACACCTTCATCTCCACCTCGCCGGTGCACATGAAGTACAAGCTCCAGAAGGATCCGGAGACGGTACTGGAGATGATCGCGGCCTCCGTCGCCCGCGCGCGCGGCCATGTCGACAATGTCGAGTGGTCGGCCGAGGACGCCACCCGCACCGAGATCGACTTCCTGTGCCGCGCGGTGGAGATCGCCATCAAGGCCGGCGCCACCACCATCAACCTGCCCGACACGGTCGGCTACGCCACGCCAGGCGAGTATGAGGCGATGTTCCGCACGGTGATCGAGCGCGTGCCGAATTCCGACAAGGCGGTGTTCTCCACCCATTGCCACAACGACCTCGGCATGGCGGTCGCGAACTCGCTGGCCGGCGTCGCCGGTGGCGCGCGGCAGATCGAGTGCACGGTGAACGGCATCGGCGAGCGCGCCGGCAATGCGGCGCTGGAAGAGATCGTCATGGCGATCAATGTGCGCAACGACGTGCTGCGCTACGAGACCGGCATCGACGCCACCATGATCACCCGCGCCTCCAAGCTCGTCTCGGCGGTGACCTCCTTCCCGGTGCAGTACAACAAGGCCATCGTCGGCCGGAACGCCTTCGCCCATGAGAGCGGTATCCACCAGGACGGCATGCTGAAGAACGCCACCACCTACGAGATCATGACGCCGGAGAGCGTCGGCGTTTCCAAGACCTCGCTGGTGATGGGCAAGCATTCCGGCCGCGCCGCCTTCCGCGACAAGCTGAAGGCGCTGGGCTACGAACTGGGCGAGAACGCGCTGAACGACGCCTTCACCCGCTTCAAGGATTTGGCCGACCGCAAGAAGGTCGTCTATGACGAGGACATCGAGGCGCTGGTCGATCACGAGATCGCCGCCGCCCATGACCGGGTGAAGCTGGTCTCGCTCTCCGTCATCGCCGGCAGCCACGGCCCGCAGCGCGCCACCATGAAGATGGCGGTGGATGGCAAGGTCATCACCGAGGAATGCGAGGGCAATGGCCCGGTGGACGCAGTGTTCAACTGCATCCAGGCGATTGTCCCGCACTCCGCCAAGCTGGCGCTCTACCAGGTCCACGCCGTGACCGAGGGCACGGACGCGCAGGCGGAAGTGTCGGTGCGGCTGGAAGAGGGCGACAAGGCGGTGACCGGGCGCGGCTCGGACCCGGACACGCTGGTCGCCTCGGCGCAGGCCTATATCATCGCGCTCAACAAGCTGCAGACCAAGCGCCACAGCCTCAACGCGCAGGCCCAGCCCGCGGCGGAGTGA
- a CDS encoding HlyD family secretion protein, with the protein MAQPGARSLEIGEIEPQGGNEPVPFVARKVAEAPASVEAAPKADAPAAPKKSRRTLVFGAILLAALIGGGYYGAHWWRVGRFLVATDDAYVGADTSVIAARVAGHIVSLDVETNQPVKKGDVLARIDDGDFALAVKAAEGKIATQEATIERYGQQIEAAKASVDQAKAQLVSSQADLNRTQLELDRQTELAKSQFSSRATLETARADRDKAQASVDSAQAAIASADANVDVLHAEQTEAIRLLDEYRTARDQAQRNVDFTVVRAPFDGVVGNRAVQVGQLVQEGTRLLALVPLSQVYVDANFKETQLGELHPGQKVNVEVDAYPDEEFHGRVLSVAPASGSVFSLLPPENATGNFTKIVQRVPVRIELDAEARAKAELRPGMSVTATVDTREGA; encoded by the coding sequence ATGGCCCAGCCCGGCGCCCGTAGTCTGGAAATCGGTGAGATCGAGCCGCAGGGCGGCAACGAGCCGGTGCCCTTCGTCGCCCGCAAGGTCGCGGAAGCGCCCGCGTCCGTCGAAGCCGCGCCAAAGGCGGACGCCCCGGCAGCGCCGAAGAAGTCGCGCCGCACGCTCGTCTTCGGTGCCATCCTGCTCGCCGCGCTGATCGGCGGCGGCTATTACGGCGCGCATTGGTGGCGGGTGGGGCGGTTCCTCGTCGCCACCGACGACGCCTATGTCGGCGCCGACACCTCGGTCATCGCCGCCCGCGTCGCCGGCCATATCGTCAGCCTCGATGTCGAGACCAACCAGCCGGTGAAGAAGGGCGACGTGCTCGCCCGCATCGACGATGGCGACTTCGCCCTCGCGGTGAAGGCGGCCGAGGGCAAGATCGCCACGCAGGAAGCCACCATCGAGCGCTATGGCCAGCAGATCGAGGCGGCCAAGGCGAGCGTGGATCAGGCCAAGGCGCAGCTCGTCTCCAGCCAGGCCGACCTTAACCGCACTCAGCTTGAGCTGGACCGCCAGACCGAGCTCGCCAAGTCGCAATTCTCCAGCCGCGCCACGCTGGAGACCGCCCGCGCGGACCGCGACAAGGCGCAGGCCTCGGTGGATTCGGCGCAGGCGGCCATCGCTTCTGCCGACGCCAATGTCGATGTGCTGCATGCCGAGCAGACCGAGGCCATCCGCCTGCTCGACGAGTACCGCACCGCCCGCGACCAGGCCCAGCGCAATGTCGACTTCACCGTCGTGCGCGCGCCGTTCGACGGCGTGGTCGGCAACCGCGCCGTGCAGGTCGGCCAGCTCGTGCAGGAAGGCACCCGCCTGCTCGCCCTCGTGCCGTTGAGCCAGGTCTATGTCGACGCCAATTTCAAGGAGACGCAGCTCGGCGAGCTGCATCCCGGCCAGAAGGTCAATGTCGAGGTCGATGCCTACCCGGATGAGGAGTTCCACGGCCGCGTGCTGAGCGTCGCCCCGGCCTCCGGCTCCGTCTTCAGCCTGCTGCCGCCGGAGAACGCCACCGGCAACTTCACCAAGATCGTGCAGCGCGTGCCCGTCCGCATCGAGCTCGACGCGGAAGCCCGCGCCAAGGCCGAGCTGCGGCCCGGCATGTCGGTGACCGCCACCGTCGATACCCGCGAAGGCGCCTGA
- a CDS encoding anthranilate synthase component II, which translates to MILLIDNYDSFVFNVARYLTELGAQVEVARNDALDVATIARMKPEALVISPGPCSPNEAGVSLEAVRALSGTLPILGICLGHQCIGQAFGGRVVRAKEPMHGRASQVAHRGTDVFAGLPSPLPAGRYHSLAVELDAGSPLTATAWAEDGEIMGLAHREHPTFGVQFHPESVLTGPGYEILGNFLDLAGVTRRALAVERAAEDAPGRYPPLLAPAALTTPDWAKVWPARWDGER; encoded by the coding sequence ATGATCCTGCTGATCGACAATTACGACAGCTTCGTCTTCAACGTGGCGCGCTACCTCACCGAGCTGGGCGCACAGGTCGAGGTCGCCCGCAATGACGCGCTGGATGTCGCCACCATCGCCCGGATGAAACCGGAGGCGCTGGTGATTTCCCCCGGCCCCTGCTCGCCCAATGAGGCGGGCGTGTCGCTGGAGGCGGTGCGCGCGCTCTCCGGCACGCTGCCGATCCTCGGCATCTGTCTCGGCCATCAATGCATCGGCCAGGCTTTTGGCGGGCGGGTGGTGCGGGCCAAAGAGCCGATGCATGGGCGGGCCTCGCAGGTAGCCCATCGCGGCACCGACGTGTTTGCTGGCCTGCCCTCCCCCCTTCCGGCCGGGCGCTATCATTCGCTGGCGGTGGAGCTCGATGCGGGCTCGCCGCTCACCGCCACCGCCTGGGCGGAAGATGGCGAGATCATGGGCCTCGCCCATCGGGAGCACCCGACCTTCGGCGTGCAGTTCCACCCGGAATCCGTGCTGACCGGGCCGGGCTACGAGATTCTCGGCAACTTCCTCGATCTTGCGGGCGTCACGCGGCGGGCGCTGGCGGTCGAGAGAGCGGCAGAGGATGCGCCCGGCCGCTACCCGCCCTTGCTCGCCCCCGCCGCGCTGACGACGCCGGACTGGGCCAAGGTGTGGCCGGCCCGCTGGGACGGCGAACGGTGA
- a CDS encoding DUF930 domain-containing protein: MTTLSAPERVLPARETVRPLRARGTDSLPLLGAVVLHLMVIGALLLRVVEPLMELPEPPALETEVISARDFDALHPSAPASPLATSAAPAEASLPATVPAAPAARPAPAVAPDDTVRPTRMLSGDALASPKNRRLRQQMATLADEERIAQLCDFEAMEQIHAWQHRFQPDRLVDYALSDPHWENGVFVAAGSAFRAGADWFELSYRCTLDATRRTVTGFAFRVGPSIPRTEWTALNLPAVH, encoded by the coding sequence ATGACGACGCTTTCCGCTCCCGAACGGGTGCTGCCGGCCCGGGAGACCGTCCGGCCGCTGCGGGCGCGCGGAACCGATTCCCTGCCGCTTCTCGGCGCGGTGGTGCTGCATCTCATGGTGATCGGCGCGCTGCTGCTGCGCGTGGTCGAGCCGCTGATGGAGCTGCCCGAGCCGCCGGCGCTGGAGACCGAGGTGATCAGCGCCCGCGATTTCGACGCGCTGCACCCTTCCGCTCCCGCCTCGCCGCTCGCGACCAGCGCCGCCCCCGCTGAGGCGAGCCTCCCCGCGACGGTGCCCGCCGCACCTGCCGCCCGCCCGGCGCCGGCCGTGGCGCCGGACGATACGGTGCGGCCGACCCGCATGCTCTCCGGCGACGCGCTGGCAAGTCCGAAGAACCGGCGGCTGCGGCAGCAGATGGCCACCCTCGCGGATGAGGAGCGCATCGCCCAGCTCTGCGACTTCGAGGCGATGGAGCAGATCCACGCCTGGCAGCACCGCTTCCAGCCGGATCGGCTGGTGGATTACGCCCTGTCCGATCCGCATTGGGAGAACGGCGTCTTCGTCGCGGCGGGCAGCGCCTTCCGCGCGGGGGCGGACTGGTTCGAACTGTCCTATCGCTGCACGCTCGATGCCACCCGGCGCACGGTGACCGGCTTCGCCTTCCGCGTCGGCCCGTCCATCCCGCGCACCGAATGGACCGCGCTCAACCTGCCGGCGGTGCATTGA
- a CDS encoding HWE histidine kinase domain-containing protein: protein MRAPVDLTNCDREPIHVPGAIQCHGCLIACDMQGGVVRRHSTNAPQMLSLPDDLIGRDLAELVGLEAAGRIREALDRAADPAAPALLFRLEIASGGRFDVSVHAVAGNVIIEFEPPSAEDGPALDLARSLFARVRGETNIDKLLEHSTRLLRTALGYDRVMIYRFSPDGSGQVVSEDKREDLESFLYQWFPASDIPQQARQLYVRTIIRVIGDSSGERCGMAPSDEEMDEPTDLSFAHLRAVSPIHLEYLRNMGVAASMSISVVVDGALWGLVACHHYAPRVLPMSERVAAEMFGAFFALHLQALKQKRTLDVATAARRALDRFLRLASQHEDVGELLRTHMDEFSKLMPCDGIGLWLGGEWSAQGAVPPTSAIPNLIAHVGPQADGKVWATDSLSRDWKEAEAFSATAAGVLALPLSQLPRDYLFFFRREIVHTLDWAGRPEKTYETGTLGDRLTPRKSFAIWKETVRHQASPWTEGDREIAEAARSALVEIVLRHSELMADEREKADIRQRMLNEELNHRVKNILAVIKSLVEHSLRDGRSTQDYVDSLRGRIQALAVAHDQVVRGAGGGSLGDLLRAELSPYGGTATRASLVGPTVWLDARAFSVMALVLHELSTNAAKYGALSRSGGRVEVAWQLEDEGGCEVVWRELGGPAVKRSGRSGFGTALIERTVPYDLGGESEMRFDEKGLTARFLLPGKHVLSAGLINPGAEEGALAALEDAAVNRLDGIHVLLVEDQMLIAMDVEFMLEDAGIAHVVTAPSAADALRRLKDFTPDVAVLDVNLGSGTSAPVAIELKRRGVPFIFATGYGDRSMIPADCEDISVLAKPYERESLIAALWELRQ from the coding sequence GTGCGCGCGCCCGTCGACCTCACCAATTGCGACCGGGAGCCCATCCATGTCCCCGGCGCCATTCAATGCCATGGCTGCCTGATCGCCTGCGACATGCAGGGCGGGGTGGTGCGCCGGCACTCGACCAATGCGCCGCAGATGCTCAGCCTGCCCGACGATCTCATCGGCCGGGATCTCGCCGAGCTGGTGGGCCTTGAGGCGGCCGGGCGCATTCGCGAGGCGCTCGACCGCGCCGCCGACCCCGCGGCCCCCGCGCTTCTGTTCCGCCTCGAGATCGCCTCCGGCGGGCGGTTCGATGTGTCGGTCCATGCCGTCGCCGGCAACGTCATCATCGAGTTCGAACCGCCCTCGGCCGAGGATGGGCCGGCGCTCGACCTCGCGCGCTCGCTCTTCGCCCGCGTGCGTGGCGAGACCAATATCGACAAGCTGCTGGAGCATTCCACGCGGCTCCTGCGCACCGCGCTCGGCTATGACCGGGTGATGATCTACCGCTTCTCGCCGGATGGCTCCGGTCAGGTGGTGAGCGAGGACAAGCGCGAGGATCTGGAGAGCTTCCTCTACCAGTGGTTCCCCGCCAGCGACATTCCCCAGCAGGCGCGCCAGCTTTACGTGCGCACCATCATCCGGGTGATCGGCGATTCCAGCGGGGAGCGCTGCGGGATGGCGCCGTCCGATGAGGAGATGGACGAGCCGACCGACCTGTCCTTTGCGCATCTGCGGGCGGTCTCGCCGATCCATCTCGAATATCTGCGCAATATGGGCGTCGCCGCCTCGATGTCGATCTCCGTCGTGGTGGACGGTGCGCTCTGGGGCCTCGTCGCCTGCCACCATTACGCGCCGCGCGTGCTGCCCATGTCCGAGCGTGTGGCGGCGGAGATGTTCGGCGCCTTCTTCGCGCTGCACCTTCAGGCGCTCAAGCAGAAGCGCACGCTTGATGTCGCGACCGCTGCGCGGCGCGCGCTCGACCGCTTCCTGCGCCTCGCCTCGCAGCATGAGGATGTCGGCGAATTGCTGCGCACCCATATGGACGAATTCTCCAAGCTGATGCCCTGCGACGGCATTGGCCTTTGGCTGGGCGGGGAGTGGAGCGCGCAGGGCGCGGTGCCGCCGACCTCCGCCATACCGAACCTCATCGCCCATGTCGGCCCGCAGGCCGACGGCAAGGTCTGGGCGACGGATTCGCTTTCGCGCGACTGGAAGGAAGCGGAGGCGTTCAGCGCCACCGCCGCCGGGGTGCTGGCCCTGCCGCTGTCGCAGCTACCGCGCGACTATCTGTTCTTCTTCCGCCGCGAGATCGTCCACACGCTGGATTGGGCCGGCCGGCCGGAGAAGACCTATGAGACCGGCACGCTCGGCGACCGGCTGACGCCGCGCAAGAGCTTCGCCATCTGGAAAGAGACGGTGCGCCACCAGGCGAGCCCGTGGACCGAGGGCGACCGCGAGATCGCCGAGGCGGCACGCTCGGCGCTGGTGGAGATCGTCCTGCGCCACAGCGAGCTGATGGCCGACGAGCGCGAGAAGGCGGATATCCGCCAGCGCATGCTCAATGAGGAGCTGAACCACCGGGTCAAGAACATCCTCGCCGTCATCAAGTCGCTGGTCGAGCACTCGCTGCGGGATGGGCGCAGCACGCAGGATTATGTCGACAGTCTGCGCGGGCGCATCCAGGCGCTGGCGGTGGCGCATGACCAGGTGGTGCGCGGGGCCGGCGGTGGCTCGCTGGGCGACCTGTTGCGCGCCGAGCTGTCGCCCTATGGCGGCACGGCGACACGCGCTTCGCTGGTCGGCCCGACCGTGTGGCTCGACGCCCGCGCCTTCTCGGTGATGGCGCTTGTGCTGCACGAGCTCTCCACCAACGCGGCGAAATATGGCGCGCTGTCGCGGTCGGGCGGGCGGGTCGAGGTGGCCTGGCAGCTTGAGGATGAGGGCGGCTGCGAGGTCGTCTGGCGCGAGCTGGGCGGGCCGGCGGTCAAGCGTAGTGGCCGCTCGGGCTTCGGCACGGCGCTCATCGAGCGGACGGTGCCTTACGATCTTGGCGGGGAGAGCGAGATGCGGTTCGACGAAAAGGGGCTCACGGCGCGGTTCCTGTTGCCGGGCAAACATGTGCTAAGCGCGGGCCTCATCAATCCGGGCGCGGAGGAGGGGGCGTTGGCGGCGCTGGAGGATGCAGCGGTCAACCGGCTCGACGGCATCCATGTGCTGCTGGTCGAGGATCAGATGCTGATCGCCATGGATGTCGAGTTCATGCTGGAAGATGCCGGCATCGCCCATGTCGTCACGGCGCCCTCCGCCGCCGACGCGCTGCGCCGGCTGAAGGACTTCACGCCGGATGTCGCGGTGCTGGACGTCAATCTCGGTTCGGGCACCTCGGCGCCGGTGGCGATCGAGCTCAAGCGCCGCGGCGTGCCGTTCATCTTCGCCACCGGCTATGGCGACCGCTCGATGATCCCCGCCGACTGCGAGGATATCAGCGTGCTCGCCAAGCCCTATGAGCGCGAATCTCTGATCGCCGCGCTGTGGGAGTTGCGGCAGTAG
- a CDS encoding aminotransferase class IV — MSVALSSEDRGFTLGDGVFDTALALDGRMLARERHVGRLMAAADVIGIEVARAAVESAIDAALTGAPMILRTTLTRGIAARGLWPASMGAPTVVTATAPWSPALIGQPARLITATGRRNEFSLSANLKTLGYLDHILAAREAARAGVDDALILNTRGNVACATIGNVVAIIGDALVTPALNEGCLPGIVRALLIEAAPTLGLAVEERALAPRELAGARAVFLTNSVRLIRPVIALDGAGLARAPAIEAALLAALRAALDMPEA, encoded by the coding sequence GTGAGCGTCGCCCTCTCAAGCGAGGACCGCGGCTTCACGCTGGGCGATGGCGTGTTCGATACGGCGCTGGCGCTTGACGGGCGAATGCTGGCGCGCGAGCGCCATGTCGGGCGGCTCATGGCGGCGGCGGATGTCATCGGCATCGAGGTGGCGCGCGCGGCGGTGGAGAGCGCGATCGACGCCGCGCTGACGGGGGCGCCGATGATCCTGCGCACCACGCTGACGCGCGGTATCGCGGCGCGCGGGCTGTGGCCGGCGAGCATGGGCGCGCCGACCGTGGTGACGGCGACGGCGCCCTGGAGCCCGGCGCTGATCGGCCAGCCGGCGCGGCTCATCACCGCGACGGGGCGGCGCAACGAATTCTCACTGAGCGCGAACCTCAAGACGCTCGGCTATCTCGACCACATCCTCGCCGCCCGCGAGGCGGCGCGGGCGGGCGTCGACGACGCGCTGATCCTCAACACGCGCGGCAACGTCGCCTGCGCGACCATCGGCAATGTCGTGGCGATTATCGGCGATGCGCTGGTGACGCCGGCACTGAATGAGGGCTGTCTGCCGGGGATCGTGCGCGCGCTGCTGATCGAGGCGGCGCCCACGCTCGGTCTCGCGGTGGAGGAGCGCGCGCTGGCGCCCCGCGAGCTGGCGGGCGCGCGGGCGGTGTTCCTCACCAATTCGGTGCGGCTGATCCGGCCGGTCATCGCGCTGGACGGGGCGGGGCTGGCGCGGGCGCCCGCCATCGAGGCCGCGCTGCTCGCGGCGCTGCGGGCCGCGCTGGACATGCCGGAGGCCTGA
- a CDS encoding serine hydrolase domain-containing protein has translation MAGRPLARRALLVAAARLAGGAVGAGPVLTALAGSPPAGADPLANLGPTDLTGWSASGLAAAQEQAVGLGTTAVIVLRHGRPVAGWGEVARKVDVASVRKSLLGALIGIAVAEGRLALDATLADLGIDDVPPVLTVDERRATLRDLLMARSGIYHPAAHETAPMKRDRPARGSHPPGSFWYYNNWDFNALGTIWRRATGEDIFAGFERRIARPIGMQDFTAADGRYVREPASEHPAYPFRLSARDAARFGQLYLDKGSWAGQPIVPAGWVEASTTAWSPSDRSRQGYGYLWWVPPTDAFGPGAAYAAGFGGQMIAIVPARGVVVAVTTEWRGGGRKVRGSELLRLLAAILQAAPP, from the coding sequence ATGGCCGGGCGCCCGCTCGCGCGGCGGGCGCTGCTGGTTGCGGCGGCGCGGCTCGCGGGCGGCGCCGTCGGGGCCGGGCCGGTGCTCACCGCGCTGGCCGGCTCACCACCGGCGGGCGCGGACCCGCTGGCCAACCTCGGGCCGACGGATTTGACCGGCTGGTCGGCCTCGGGGCTCGCGGCCGCTCAGGAACAGGCGGTCGGGCTCGGCACCACCGCGGTCATTGTGCTCCGGCATGGGCGCCCGGTCGCCGGCTGGGGCGAGGTGGCCCGCAAGGTTGATGTCGCCTCGGTGCGCAAGAGCCTGCTCGGCGCGCTGATCGGCATCGCGGTGGCCGAGGGCCGTCTCGCGCTGGACGCCACCCTCGCCGATCTCGGCATCGACGATGTTCCGCCCGTGCTTACCGTAGACGAGCGGCGGGCCACGCTGCGCGATTTGCTGATGGCGCGCTCCGGCATCTACCACCCCGCCGCCCATGAGACGGCGCCGATGAAGCGTGATCGCCCGGCGCGTGGCAGCCATCCGCCGGGCAGTTTCTGGTACTACAATAACTGGGATTTCAACGCCCTCGGCACTATCTGGCGCCGGGCGACGGGCGAGGACATCTTCGCGGGTTTCGAGCGCCGGATCGCCCGTCCCATCGGCATGCAGGACTTCACCGCCGCCGATGGGCGCTATGTCCGCGAGCCGGCCTCCGAGCACCCGGCCTATCCCTTCCGCCTCAGCGCCCGCGACGCCGCCCGGTTCGGCCAGCTCTATCTCGACAAGGGCAGCTGGGCCGGGCAGCCGATCGTGCCGGCCGGCTGGGTGGAGGCCTCCACCACCGCCTGGTCGCCCAGCGACCGCAGCCGGCAGGGCTATGGCTATCTCTGGTGGGTGCCGCCCACCGACGCCTTCGGGCCGGGCGCCGCCTATGCCGCCGGCTTTGGCGGGCAGATGATCGCCATCGTGCCGGCACGCGGCGTCGTGGTCGCCGTCACCACCGAATGGCGCGGGGGCGGGCGCAAGGTGCGCGGGTCGGAGCTGCTGCGGCTGCTGGCGGCCATCCTTCAGGCGGCGCCGCCATAA